Proteins encoded by one window of Actinocorallia herbida:
- a CDS encoding DNA-directed RNA polymerase subunit beta', whose amino-acid sequence MLDVNFFDELRIGLATADDIRQWSHGEVKKPETINYRTLKPEKDGLFCEKIFGPTRDWECYCGKYKRVRFKGIICERCGVEVTRAKVRRERMGHIELAAPVTHIWYFKGVPSRLGYLLDLAPKDLEKIIYFAAYMITSVDTERRDRDLPTLEAHVSVERQQLEQGRESDLAKRQQKLEEDLAELEQAGAKADQRRKVREGAEREMKQLRDRAQRGIDRLDEVWTRFKNLKVQDLEGDEMLYREMRDRFGKYFSGGMGAAAIQARLQNFDLVEESERLREIIRTGKGQKKARSLKRLKVVSAFLNTTNSPLGMVLDCIPVIPPDLRPMVQLDGGRFATSDLNDLYRRVINRNNRLKRLLDLGAPEIIVNNEKRMLQEAVDALFDNGRRGRPVTGPGNRPLKSLSDMLKGKQGRFRQNLLGKRVDYSGRSVIVVGPQLKLHQCGLPKQMALELFKPFVMKRLVDLNHAQNIKSAKRMVERARPVVWDVLEEVITEHPVLLNRAPTLHRLGIQAFEPQLVEGKAIQIHPLVCTAFNADFDGDQMAVHLPLSAEAQAEARILMLSTNNILKPSDGKPVTMPTQDMVIGLYWLTGERDGAVGEKRVFSNVSEAIMAFDRNELSLQAKIQIRFKDVVPPRGWVAPESYEQGQPYRLETTLGRALFNETLPADYPFVNYEVGKKQLSGIVNELAETYPKVEVAAALDALKSAGFHWATRSGVTISIDDVIAPPNKAGILEGYERRAEKVQREYERGLITDDERRQELIEIWTHATTEVANDMMDEFKSNPDNPIWMMVNSGARGNPMQVRQISGMRGLVSNPKGETIPRPIKSSFREGLTVLEYFISTHGARKGLADTALRTADSGYLTRRLVDVAQDVIVREFDCGTDRTIPFRIAENDRAADGSLIKLGTSESSLVGRTIATDVEVDGSIIFPADTDLSDAVISRLIEAGVEEVRTRSALVCEAKIGVCAACYGRSLATGKRVDVGEAVGIIAAQSIGEPGTQLTMRTFHTGGVAGGDITHGLPRVQELFEARIPKGVAPITEVAGRVKIDETERTRKIVIVPDDGSEEIAYPVSMRSRFEEGIFEGARVEVGQQLIKGAVNPHEVLRILGPRAVQLHLVHEVQEVYRSQGVSIHDKHIEIIVRQMLKRVNILEAGDTSLLPGDLVERPIFERTNRSVVAEGGSPAAGRPVLMGITKASLATESWLSAASFQETTRVLTEAAMHSKSDSLLGLKENVIIGKLIPAGTGMPQYRNVRVEPTEEAKAAVYSVGSYDDAGEYTFGTGSGEAVPLEEYDFGQYNR is encoded by the coding sequence GTGCTTGACGTCAACTTCTTCGACGAGCTCCGCATCGGCCTGGCGACCGCCGACGACATCCGTCAGTGGTCGCACGGCGAGGTGAAGAAGCCCGAGACCATCAACTACCGGACCCTCAAGCCCGAGAAGGACGGACTCTTCTGCGAGAAGATCTTCGGTCCGACCCGGGACTGGGAGTGCTACTGCGGCAAGTACAAGCGCGTCCGGTTCAAGGGCATCATCTGTGAGCGCTGCGGCGTCGAGGTGACTCGCGCCAAGGTGCGCCGTGAGCGGATGGGCCACATCGAGCTCGCCGCCCCGGTCACCCACATCTGGTACTTCAAGGGCGTTCCGTCGCGGCTGGGCTACCTGCTCGACCTCGCCCCGAAGGACCTCGAGAAGATCATCTACTTCGCGGCCTACATGATCACGAGCGTCGACACCGAGCGCCGTGACCGCGATCTGCCGACGCTGGAGGCGCACGTCTCCGTCGAGCGCCAGCAGCTCGAGCAGGGGCGCGAGAGCGACCTCGCCAAGCGCCAGCAGAAGCTGGAGGAGGACCTCGCCGAGCTGGAGCAGGCCGGCGCCAAGGCCGACCAGCGCCGCAAGGTCCGCGAGGGCGCCGAGCGCGAGATGAAGCAGCTGCGCGACCGCGCGCAGCGCGGCATCGACCGCCTCGACGAGGTGTGGACCCGGTTCAAGAACCTCAAGGTCCAGGACCTCGAGGGCGACGAGATGCTGTACCGCGAGATGCGGGACCGCTTCGGCAAGTACTTCTCGGGCGGCATGGGCGCCGCGGCCATCCAGGCCCGGCTCCAGAACTTCGACCTCGTCGAGGAGTCCGAGCGGCTCCGCGAGATCATCCGCACGGGCAAGGGCCAGAAGAAGGCCCGTTCGCTCAAGCGGCTGAAGGTCGTCTCGGCGTTCCTCAACACCACCAACAGCCCGCTCGGCATGGTGCTCGACTGCATCCCGGTGATCCCGCCGGACCTGCGGCCGATGGTCCAGCTCGACGGTGGCCGCTTCGCCACCTCCGACCTGAACGACCTGTACCGCCGGGTGATCAACCGGAACAACCGCCTCAAGCGTCTGCTCGACCTCGGCGCGCCCGAGATCATCGTGAACAACGAGAAGCGGATGCTCCAGGAGGCCGTCGACGCGCTGTTCGACAACGGCCGCCGCGGCCGTCCGGTGACCGGACCGGGCAACCGCCCGCTCAAGTCGCTCTCGGACATGCTCAAGGGCAAGCAGGGCCGGTTCCGGCAGAACCTGCTCGGCAAGCGCGTCGACTACTCGGGCCGTTCGGTCATCGTCGTCGGCCCGCAGCTCAAGCTGCACCAGTGCGGTCTGCCCAAGCAGATGGCGCTGGAGCTGTTCAAGCCGTTCGTCATGAAGCGGCTGGTCGACCTCAACCACGCGCAGAACATCAAGTCCGCCAAGCGGATGGTCGAGCGGGCCCGCCCGGTCGTGTGGGACGTGCTGGAAGAGGTCATCACCGAGCACCCGGTCCTGCTGAACCGTGCGCCCACGCTGCACCGGCTCGGCATCCAGGCGTTCGAGCCGCAGCTCGTCGAGGGCAAGGCGATCCAGATCCACCCGCTGGTCTGCACCGCCTTCAACGCCGACTTCGACGGCGACCAGATGGCGGTCCACCTGCCGCTGTCCGCGGAGGCCCAGGCCGAGGCCCGGATCCTCATGCTGTCGACGAACAACATCCTGAAGCCGTCGGACGGCAAGCCCGTCACCATGCCCACCCAGGACATGGTCATCGGCCTGTACTGGCTGACCGGCGAGCGGGACGGCGCGGTCGGCGAGAAGCGCGTCTTCTCGAACGTGTCCGAAGCGATCATGGCCTTCGACCGGAACGAGCTCTCGCTCCAGGCGAAGATCCAGATCCGCTTCAAGGACGTCGTGCCGCCGCGCGGCTGGGTCGCGCCGGAGTCCTACGAGCAGGGCCAGCCCTACCGGCTGGAGACCACCCTCGGTCGCGCCCTGTTCAACGAGACGCTGCCCGCGGACTACCCCTTCGTGAACTACGAGGTGGGCAAGAAGCAGCTGTCCGGCATCGTGAACGAGCTGGCCGAGACCTACCCCAAGGTCGAGGTCGCCGCCGCGCTGGACGCCCTCAAGAGCGCGGGCTTCCACTGGGCGACCCGCTCCGGCGTCACGATCTCCATCGACGACGTCATCGCGCCGCCGAACAAGGCGGGCATCCTCGAGGGCTACGAGCGCCGCGCCGAGAAGGTGCAGCGCGAGTACGAGCGCGGTCTGATCACCGACGACGAGCGCCGCCAGGAACTCATCGAGATCTGGACGCACGCGACCACCGAGGTCGCGAACGACATGATGGACGAGTTCAAGAGCAACCCGGACAACCCCATCTGGATGATGGTGAACTCCGGTGCTCGCGGTAACCCGATGCAGGTCCGGCAGATCTCCGGTATGCGTGGTCTGGTGTCGAACCCCAAGGGTGAGACGATCCCGCGGCCGATCAAGTCCTCGTTCCGCGAGGGCCTGACCGTCCTGGAGTACTTCATCTCCACGCACGGTGCCCGTAAGGGCCTGGCCGACACCGCGCTGCGCACCGCCGACTCGGGTTACCTGACCCGTCGTCTGGTGGACGTCGCGCAGGACGTCATCGTGCGCGAGTTCGACTGCGGCACCGACCGCACGATCCCGTTCCGGATCGCCGAGAACGACCGCGCCGCGGACGGCTCGCTGATCAAGCTGGGCACCTCGGAGTCCAGCCTCGTCGGACGCACGATCGCCACGGACGTCGAGGTCGACGGGAGCATCATCTTCCCGGCCGACACCGACCTGTCCGACGCGGTCATCAGCCGCCTCATCGAGGCGGGCGTCGAAGAGGTCAGGACCCGCAGCGCCCTGGTCTGCGAGGCCAAGATCGGTGTCTGCGCCGCCTGCTACGGCCGCTCGCTGGCCACCGGCAAGCGCGTGGACGTCGGTGAGGCCGTCGGCATCATCGCCGCGCAGTCCATCGGTGAGCCCGGCACCCAGCTGACGATGCGCACCTTCCACACCGGTGGTGTGGCCGGTGGCGACATCACGCACGGTCTGCCGCGTGTCCAGGAGCTGTTCGAGGCGCGCATCCCCAAGGGTGTCGCCCCGATCACCGAGGTCGCCGGCCGCGTCAAGATCGACGAGACCGAGCGCACCCGCAAGATCGTGATCGTGCCGGACGACGGCTCCGAGGAGATCGCCTACCCCGTCTCGATGCGCTCGCGCTTCGAGGAGGGCATCTTCGAGGGCGCCCGCGTCGAGGTCGGCCAGCAGCTGATCAAGGGTGCGGTCAACCCGCACGAGGTGCTGCGCATCCTCGGCCCGCGCGCGGTCCAGCTCCACCTGGTCCACGAGGTCCAGGAGGTCTACCGCTCGCAGGGCGTGTCGATCCACGACAAGCACATCGAGATCATCGTCCGCCAGATGCTCAAGCGCGTGAACATCCTGGAGGCCGGTGACACCTCGCTGCTCCCGGGTGACCTCGTCGAGCGGCCGATCTTCGAGCGGACCAACCGCTCGGTGGTCGCCGAAGGCGGCAGCCCGGCCGCGGGCCGTCCGGTCCTGATGGGCATCACCAAGGCGTCGCTCGCCACCGAGTCCTGGCTGTCGGCCGCCTCCTTCCAGGAGACGACCCGCGTCCTCACCGAGGCCGCCATGCACTCCAAGAGCGACTCCCTGCTGGGCCTCAAGGAGAACGTCATCATCGGCAAGCTCATCCCGGCGGGTACTGGAATGCCCCAGTACCGCAACGTCCGGGTCGAGCCCACCGAGGAGGCCAAGGCCGCCGTCTACAGCGTCGGTTCCTACGACGACGCCGGCGAGTACACCTTCGGCACGGGCTCCGGCGAAGCCGTCCCGCTGGAGGAGTACGACTTCGGCCAGTACAACCGCTGA
- a CDS encoding TetR/AcrR family transcriptional regulator, whose protein sequence is MTEPTSEAGQRLLSAALGLFAELGYDQTPGQLVADVAGLPVASIRTEFGGKRELYLAVIKHVHEEEQALLDRMTATYTHDAAGIHRLIDQYFDHFVDHPREAALWMQRRMHDAADLRDIERLYSSPQIHAVSQLTADLVRPDIDMELVIWGIVWSVQTFVYGGIPDLDGGRSSTSDRRAVARFRRHLHTSIGPLLRDDTHA, encoded by the coding sequence GTGACCGAGCCGACATCGGAGGCCGGACAGCGGCTGCTCTCCGCGGCTCTCGGCCTGTTCGCCGAGCTGGGCTACGACCAGACCCCCGGCCAGCTCGTCGCCGACGTGGCGGGGCTGCCGGTGGCGTCGATCCGCACCGAGTTCGGCGGGAAGCGGGAGCTGTACCTCGCGGTGATCAAGCACGTCCACGAGGAGGAGCAGGCCCTCCTGGACCGGATGACCGCCACCTACACCCACGACGCCGCGGGCATCCACCGGCTGATCGACCAGTACTTCGACCACTTCGTCGACCATCCGCGCGAGGCCGCCCTGTGGATGCAGCGCCGGATGCACGACGCGGCCGACCTCCGCGACATCGAACGCCTCTACTCCTCTCCCCAGATCCACGCGGTCTCCCAGCTCACCGCCGATCTCGTCCGCCCCGACATCGACATGGAACTGGTGATCTGGGGCATCGTCTGGTCCGTCCAGACCTTCGTCTACGGCGGCATCCCCGACCTCGACGGCGGCCGCTCCAGCACCTCCGACCGCCGCGCCGTCGCCCGATTCCGCCGCCACCTCCACACCTCCATCGGCCCGCTCCTCCGCGACGACACCCACGCCTGA
- a CDS encoding FABP family protein, protein MEIVFEHELHPDLKSLEWLVGTWEGDGVGDYPTIEQFRFTQQISFTHIGKPYLIYTSRTWRLDEEFKQREALAMETGFWRVPGGGRNVEVLLSHPTGVQEIYTGEVTFNKVELVTDVVARTETAKEITGGKRLYGLFPAQDGTDDRDLGWVYEMAAMGHPLQVHMSAQLKKAPPQQG, encoded by the coding sequence ATGGAGATCGTGTTCGAGCATGAGTTGCACCCCGACCTGAAGTCCCTGGAGTGGCTGGTGGGGACGTGGGAGGGCGATGGCGTGGGGGACTACCCGACCATCGAGCAGTTCCGCTTCACCCAGCAGATCTCCTTCACGCACATCGGCAAGCCGTACCTGATCTACACCAGCCGCACCTGGCGGCTGGACGAGGAGTTCAAGCAGCGCGAGGCCCTGGCCATGGAGACCGGGTTCTGGCGGGTGCCGGGCGGCGGCCGGAACGTGGAGGTGCTGCTGTCGCACCCGACCGGCGTTCAGGAGATCTACACCGGCGAGGTGACCTTCAACAAGGTCGAGCTGGTCACCGACGTCGTCGCGCGGACCGAGACCGCCAAGGAGATCACCGGCGGCAAGCGTCTCTACGGCCTGTTCCCGGCCCAGGACGGCACCGACGACCGCGACCTCGGCTGGGTCTACGAGATGGCCGCGATGGGCCACCCCCTCCAGGTCCACATGTCGGCCCAGCTGAAGAAGGCCCCGCCGCAGCAGGGCTGA
- a CDS encoding Fur family transcriptional regulator, translated as MGETTWQEELRAHGYRVTPQRQLVLEAVAVLEHGTPEEICAQVQRTATGVNISTVYRTLELLEELGMVKHAHVGHGPPNYHLATEADHVHLCCRGCGKVEDVSPSVAAGLVAALEAGHGFETDVPHLTVFGRCRECRS; from the coding sequence ATGGGTGAGACGACGTGGCAGGAGGAGCTGCGGGCGCACGGGTACCGGGTCACGCCGCAGCGCCAGCTCGTCTTGGAGGCCGTGGCCGTGCTGGAGCACGGGACCCCTGAGGAGATCTGCGCCCAGGTACAGCGGACCGCGACGGGCGTCAACATCTCCACGGTCTACCGGACGCTGGAGCTCCTGGAAGAGCTCGGGATGGTCAAACACGCTCATGTCGGGCACGGGCCACCCAACTACCATCTGGCCACCGAGGCCGATCATGTCCACCTTTGCTGCCGCGGATGCGGGAAGGTCGAGGACGTGTCCCCGTCCGTCGCGGCGGGTCTCGTCGCGGCACTCGAAGCGGGCCACGGGTTCGAGACCGACGTCCCCCATCTGACGGTCTTCGGCCGATGCAGGGAGTGCCGTTCATGA
- a CDS encoding YgfZ/GcvT domain-containing protein — translation MTFHADPPDEALAAHFGDPYAEQKGLESGAAAIVRSNRGVVRVSGPDRLSWLHSLLSQHLSALAPGQATEALLLSPNGHIEHHLQLVDDGEAVWAHVEPGTAPSLAAFLDRMRFLLRVEVADVSAEYVVVTGAGLEGPLSLPDVAGTTSLIVPSGSAHDRADAGIWAYEALRIADHKARLGVDTDHRTIPHELGFIDTAVHLNKGCYRGQETVARVHNLGRPPRRLVFLHLDGGEDRLPARGAAIEADGRQIGFVGSSARHHELGPIALALVKRTVPVDAPLVVDGIAAAQEVIVSPDTGANVTIDPALRGRRR, via the coding sequence ATGACTTTCCACGCGGATCCCCCGGACGAGGCGCTCGCCGCGCACTTCGGCGACCCCTATGCCGAGCAGAAGGGGCTGGAGAGCGGCGCCGCGGCCATCGTGCGGTCCAACCGGGGCGTTGTACGGGTCAGCGGGCCCGACCGCCTCTCCTGGCTGCACAGCCTGCTCAGCCAGCACCTGAGCGCGCTGGCGCCCGGCCAGGCCACCGAGGCGCTGCTGCTGTCGCCCAACGGGCACATCGAGCACCACCTCCAGCTGGTCGACGACGGCGAGGCGGTCTGGGCGCATGTCGAGCCGGGCACCGCCCCCTCTCTCGCCGCCTTCCTCGACCGGATGCGGTTCCTGCTGCGCGTCGAGGTCGCCGACGTCTCCGCCGAGTACGTCGTCGTCACCGGGGCGGGGCTGGAAGGCCCGCTGAGCCTCCCCGACGTCGCGGGGACGACCAGCCTGATCGTTCCCTCGGGTTCGGCGCACGATCGCGCGGACGCCGGGATCTGGGCGTACGAGGCGCTGCGGATCGCCGACCACAAGGCCCGCCTCGGCGTGGACACCGACCACCGCACCATCCCGCACGAGCTCGGCTTCATCGACACCGCGGTGCACCTCAACAAGGGCTGCTACCGCGGCCAGGAGACCGTCGCGCGCGTCCACAACCTCGGCCGTCCGCCGCGCAGGCTCGTGTTCCTGCACCTCGACGGCGGCGAGGACAGATTGCCGGCGCGGGGCGCCGCGATCGAGGCCGACGGCCGCCAGATCGGTTTCGTCGGCTCTTCGGCCCGCCACCACGAACTCGGGCCGATCGCCCTCGCGCTGGTCAAGCGCACCGTCCCGGTGGACGCCCCGCTGGTCGTCGACGGGATCGCGGCGGCCCAGGAAGTGATCGTCTCGCCGGACACCGGTGCGAACGTCACCATCGACCCGGCGCTGCGCGGGCGTCGCAGGTGA
- the dtd gene encoding D-aminoacyl-tRNA deacylase: MRAVVQRVSEAAVRVDGEVVGRIDEPGLMVLVGVTHDDDPAKAAKLAAKLWGLRVLDGEKSCSDVGAPLLVISQFTLYGDTRKGRRPSWLDAAKGDAAEPLVDAVVAELSRLGAHVETGRFGADMKVSLVNDGPITLVIDL, encoded by the coding sequence ATGCGTGCGGTGGTGCAACGGGTCAGCGAGGCGGCGGTCCGGGTCGACGGCGAGGTCGTCGGACGGATCGACGAGCCGGGCCTCATGGTCCTGGTCGGCGTCACCCACGACGACGACCCGGCCAAGGCCGCCAAGCTCGCCGCGAAGCTGTGGGGCCTGCGCGTCCTGGACGGCGAGAAGTCCTGCTCCGACGTGGGCGCACCGCTCCTGGTGATCAGCCAGTTCACCCTCTACGGCGACACCCGCAAGGGCCGCCGCCCGTCCTGGCTGGACGCCGCCAAGGGCGATGCGGCCGAGCCGCTGGTCGACGCCGTCGTCGCGGAACTCAGCCGGCTGGGCGCCCACGTGGAGACGGGCAGGTTCGGCGCCGACATGAAGGTCTCCCTGGTCAACGACGGCCCGATCACCCTCGTCATCGACCTCTAG
- a CDS encoding asparaginase, with protein MNGAHPVLVEVERSGVVESRHRGVAVALDAEGQVVRALGPVTVPVFPRSTVKPFQAVAMLRHRLALEGELLALAASSHSGESFHVEGVARILATAGLTFEALGCPPDWPLDAEAERALVRDGGEAGRRYMNCSGKHAAMLATCRENGWPIDSYLDTSHPLQRAVRETLEEFAGEHVAMVGVDGCGAPLFGLSPLALARAFHRLGKAAPDTPEGRVAAAMRAHPAWTSGTRRDEYDLMADVPGLIVKSGAEGVDAFCLPDGASGIVKIDDGASRARTPVTIALLNLLGAASPRLTHLSTTPITGGPCVVGAIHPTPALR; from the coding sequence ATGAACGGTGCGCACCCGGTGCTGGTCGAGGTCGAGCGGTCGGGCGTCGTGGAGTCGCGGCACCGGGGCGTCGCGGTGGCGCTGGACGCCGAGGGGCAGGTCGTCCGGGCGCTCGGGCCGGTCACCGTGCCGGTGTTCCCGCGGTCGACGGTGAAGCCGTTCCAGGCGGTCGCGATGCTCCGGCACCGGCTCGCCCTCGAAGGCGAACTCCTCGCCCTCGCCGCGTCCAGCCACTCGGGCGAGTCCTTCCACGTCGAGGGCGTCGCGCGGATCCTCGCGACCGCGGGGCTGACGTTCGAGGCGCTCGGCTGCCCGCCGGACTGGCCGCTGGACGCCGAGGCCGAGCGCGCCCTCGTCCGCGACGGAGGTGAGGCGGGCCGCCGCTACATGAACTGCTCGGGCAAGCACGCGGCGATGCTGGCGACCTGCCGGGAGAACGGCTGGCCGATCGACTCCTATCTCGACACCTCCCACCCCCTCCAGCGCGCGGTCCGCGAGACCCTTGAGGAGTTCGCGGGGGAGCACGTCGCCATGGTCGGTGTCGACGGGTGCGGCGCACCCCTCTTCGGCCTCAGCCCCCTCGCCCTGGCCCGCGCCTTCCACAGGCTGGGGAAGGCCGCGCCCGACACCCCCGAGGGCCGCGTCGCCGCCGCGATGCGCGCCCACCCGGCATGGACCTCCGGCACCCGCCGCGACGAGTACGACCTCATGGCCGACGTCCCCGGCCTCATCGTCAAATCCGGCGCCGAAGGCGTGGACGCCTTCTGCCTCCCCGACGGCGCCTCCGGGATCGTCAAGATCGACGACGGCGCCTCCCGTGCCCGCACCCCCGTGACCATCGCCCTCCTCAACCTCCTGGGCGCAGCCTCCCCCCGCCTCACCCACCTCTCCACCACCCCCATAACCGGCGGCCCCTGCGTAGTGGGCGCCATCCACCCCACCCCCGCGCTCCGCTGA
- a CDS encoding CocE/NonD family hydrolase yields MRGTTTLAAIVAAMLLSALAAAPPAAADAGYTSAYRTIPGHGGTPLKALVYRPKGEGPFPLIVMPASWSLFHAEYAGAAAKFAEAGYTVVAYTSRGFWDSGGRIEIAGRPDVGDLSKVIDWSLAHTRADRRKIGAAGISYGAGISLLGAAHDPRIRAVSAMSGWASLPDSLYQHETVSEQTAALLLSVGHVTGKPGADYLTVQDGYLEDRFGTAVELASIRGAANYVKRINASKPAIMLANGWQDGIFPPAQYVDFFNRLKVPKRLTFQAGDHGTPEALGALGLPNETWTQTRKWFDRYLRGRKNGIGAAGPVALKPNNGGSWSYFPSWSAQTERTRRYPLPAGRTKIAAGVNTVADSGIVEATGIAAQAGIHWTIKPAEVDRAHALVHRMPAVKARTVVSGAPVLRTTLTPSARKTTIFAYLYDEAPDGRARLVTHVPYSLRGATPGRPRALTLPLQPIRWKLAKGHRLTLVIDTVDPRYRTTAARATTTTLTGGSLTVPFG; encoded by the coding sequence GTGCGCGGAACGACCACCCTCGCCGCCATCGTCGCGGCGATGCTGCTCAGCGCCCTGGCGGCCGCGCCCCCGGCCGCCGCGGACGCCGGGTACACCTCGGCCTACCGGACGATCCCCGGCCACGGGGGCACGCCGCTCAAGGCCCTGGTCTACCGGCCGAAGGGCGAAGGCCCGTTCCCCCTGATCGTCATGCCCGCGAGCTGGTCGCTCTTCCACGCCGAGTACGCGGGCGCGGCCGCGAAGTTCGCCGAGGCGGGCTACACGGTCGTCGCCTACACCTCGCGCGGCTTCTGGGACTCCGGAGGCCGCATCGAGATCGCGGGCCGGCCCGACGTCGGCGACCTCAGCAAGGTCATCGACTGGTCGCTCGCGCACACCAGGGCCGACCGCCGGAAGATCGGCGCGGCGGGCATCTCCTACGGCGCCGGGATCTCCCTGCTCGGGGCGGCCCACGACCCGCGGATCCGGGCGGTGTCGGCGATGAGCGGCTGGGCCAGCCTGCCCGACTCGCTCTACCAGCACGAGACGGTGAGCGAGCAGACCGCGGCGCTGCTGCTGTCGGTCGGGCACGTCACCGGCAAGCCGGGCGCGGACTACCTGACCGTCCAGGACGGCTACCTCGAAGACAGGTTCGGCACCGCGGTCGAACTCGCCTCGATCAGGGGCGCCGCCAATTACGTCAAGCGGATCAACGCCTCCAAGCCCGCGATCATGCTCGCCAACGGCTGGCAGGACGGCATCTTCCCGCCGGCCCAGTACGTCGACTTCTTCAACCGGCTGAAAGTGCCCAAGCGCCTGACGTTCCAGGCGGGCGACCACGGCACCCCCGAGGCCCTGGGCGCGCTCGGCCTGCCCAACGAGACCTGGACCCAGACCCGCAAGTGGTTCGACAGGTACCTGCGCGGCCGCAAGAACGGCATCGGCGCCGCCGGTCCGGTCGCGCTGAAGCCGAACAACGGCGGTTCCTGGAGCTACTTCCCCTCGTGGAGCGCGCAGACCGAGCGGACCCGTCGCTACCCGCTGCCGGCGGGGCGCACGAAGATCGCCGCGGGGGTCAACACCGTCGCCGACAGCGGGATCGTCGAGGCCACCGGGATCGCGGCGCAGGCCGGGATCCACTGGACGATCAAGCCCGCCGAGGTGGACCGCGCGCACGCCCTGGTCCACCGCATGCCTGCCGTCAAGGCGCGCACGGTCGTCAGCGGCGCGCCCGTCCTGCGCACGACCCTGACCCCGTCGGCGCGCAAGACGACGATCTTCGCCTACCTCTACGACGAGGCCCCGGACGGCCGGGCCCGCCTCGTCACCCATGTCCCGTACAGCCTGCGCGGCGCCACCCCCGGCCGGCCACGGGCGCTGACCCTGCCCCTCCAGCCCATCCGCTGGAAGCTCGCCAAGGGCCACCGCCTCACCCTCGTCATCGACACCGTCGACCCCCGCTACCGCACCACCGCGGCCAGGGCCACCACCACGACCCTCACCGGCGGCTCCCTCACCGTCCCGTTCGGCTGA
- a CDS encoding BlaI/MecI/CopY family transcriptional regulator, with the protein MKGLGELERAVMEILWAREEPATARDVSRALADRDLAHTTVMTVLDRLAKKDFLVRERSGRAWAYRPAESREGYVAELMLGALAMSGDRDAALAHFARSVSGDEAAALRRVLEELE; encoded by the coding sequence GTGAAGGGTTTGGGAGAGCTTGAACGCGCCGTGATGGAGATCCTCTGGGCACGGGAGGAACCGGCCACGGCGCGCGACGTCAGCCGCGCGCTCGCCGATCGGGACCTCGCCCACACCACGGTGATGACCGTGCTCGACCGCCTGGCCAAGAAGGACTTCCTCGTCCGCGAGCGCTCAGGCCGTGCCTGGGCGTACCGCCCCGCCGAGTCCCGCGAGGGCTATGTCGCCGAGCTCATGCTGGGCGCGCTGGCCATGAGCGGGGACCGGGACGCCGCTCTCGCCCATTTCGCCCGCTCGGTGAGCGGCGACGAGGCGGCCGCGCTCCGGCGCGTCCTAGAGGAGCTCGAGTGA
- a CDS encoding M56 family metallopeptidase, with protein MSIWVGLALIALVTVPAAGLLARAEWTWRTPRTGILLWQALGLAWGLASIGTLLGFALEPLGRGVLHGLFLLPDDGLHLSLPRQIALLAGMALAGSLIGSLLLAGFRVVRARARHRALLRLIADRGRRKGALVVDHPDAAAYCVPGMRSKIVISAGTLELLDDGELEAVLAHELAHARERHDLVLLPFTSLPRIGFVARILDSVALLIEMRADDRALRHRSPKELAKALIRFATAPSASAPSCALAVAHEGGAVMARVQRLLHPAPRSTMVRSAALLSSLLLVLAPLGLWTIY; from the coding sequence ATGAGCATCTGGGTCGGGCTCGCGCTCATCGCACTGGTGACGGTGCCCGCGGCCGGCCTTCTCGCCCGCGCCGAATGGACCTGGCGCACCCCGCGCACAGGCATTCTGCTGTGGCAGGCGCTCGGCCTCGCCTGGGGTCTCGCCTCCATCGGCACCCTGCTGGGCTTCGCCCTGGAGCCGCTGGGCCGCGGTGTCCTGCATGGCCTGTTCCTCCTTCCCGATGACGGGTTGCATCTGTCGCTGCCGCGCCAGATCGCGCTGCTCGCGGGCATGGCGCTCGCCGGCTCGCTGATCGGCTCGCTGCTGCTGGCCGGCTTCCGTGTCGTCCGCGCCCGTGCCCGGCACCGCGCGCTGCTGCGGCTGATCGCCGACCGAGGCCGCCGCAAGGGCGCCCTGGTCGTCGACCATCCGGACGCCGCCGCCTACTGCGTCCCGGGCATGCGCTCGAAGATCGTCATCAGCGCGGGCACGCTGGAGCTACTCGACGACGGGGAGCTGGAAGCGGTCCTCGCCCATGAGCTCGCCCACGCGCGCGAGCGCCATGACCTGGTGCTGTTGCCCTTCACCTCCCTTCCGCGGATCGGCTTCGTCGCGCGGATCCTCGACTCGGTGGCGCTGCTCATCGAGATGCGGGCCGACGACCGTGCCCTGCGGCACCGCTCGCCCAAGGAACTCGCCAAGGCGCTCATCCGCTTCGCCACGGCCCCCTCGGCCTCGGCCCCCTCGTGCGCCCTGGCCGTCGCCCATGAGGGCGGGGCGGTCATGGCGCGCGTCCAGCGCCTGCTGCACCCCGCGCCGCGGTCCACGATGGTGCGTTCCGCCGCATTGCTCTCCTCCCTTCTCCTGGTCCTTGCCCCGCTCGGGCTCTGGACCATCTACTGA